In the genome of Candidatus Pristimantibacillus lignocellulolyticus, the window CTCGAGCAATCGAAGTCCTCATAATGTGTTTATGGGTAGCAATTATAAAAAGTTAAAGTGTATGCTTACGAAGCTACTTTTCATTAGCAGAGTAGCATTACAGTAGTCAATGAAAAGTTTTAGGAGGATACAATACGATGTTAAGAAATATGCGAAGCTTGAAGTTAACCGCAATTGGTTTGACATTATGTATATTATTTATGGCAGGTTGTAGCTCTAATGGTGCTACAGGCAATGAATCTGTCAATAAACCATCCAATACAGCAGGCAATGTAGCGACTCCAAGCTTAGATGATGTGGATCATCGTATTGTCTCTACAACAGTTGCTATTACTGAAGTTCTTGCCGCGCTTGATCTTAATGTAGTAGGAAAACCGTCCACAGCGAAAGCATTACCAGAACGATATAGTGATGCTATCGAAGTAGGTAATCCGATGAGTCCTGACATGGAGCTTGTGAAATCTTTGAAAGCTACTCATGTGTTATCGGTAACGACATTGCAACATGACCTAGAAGATACATTTAAAGGATTGGGAATCGAAGCTAGATTTCTAGACTTTACAAGTATGGAAGATATGAAAGCGGAAATTACAAAGCTTGGTGCAGAATTTAATCGAGTGGAACAAGCAAAAGCACTTGTTGAAAGCTACGATAAGAAGATTAGTGATATTAAAGCGGAAGTGGCTGGTCAAAAAGCTCCCTCGGTATTAATTTTAATGGGTATTCCTGGTAGTTATCTTGTTGCTACAGAAAATTCATACATCGGTGATCTTGTTAAGCAAATAGGTGGTACTAATGTCGTAACAGATTCAAAAGTAGAATTTGTTTCATCTAATACAGAGTTTCTTCACCAAGGGAATCCTGATGTTATTCTTCGTGCTGCTCATGGTATGCCAGAAGAAGTTATTAAAATGTTCGATGATGAGTTTAAGCAAAATGATATTTGGAAACATTTTAACGCAGTGAAAAATGAACGTGTATATGATTTACCTGAAGACTTCTTCGGAACGACAGGTAATTTAGCTGCAGATGAAGCATTAGACATACTTGCTGATATGCTCTATCCAGATCGGAAAGGATAATTCATCGCATGAAGAAAATCATTTACTTTGTTGCTGCGGTTGTGTTGCTTATCGCAGTCGCGTTGTATTCTATGGCAACAGGAAGTCTTAAAGTTGGTCTTTGGGAACTTATCCAAGGATTAATCTATGGTGGTAATGATAATGTTGATGTCATTCGAGATCTTCGACTACCTCGTATCATTGTTGCAATACTAACAGGGGCAGCTTTAGCAGTCTCAGGTGTACTGTTACAAGCAGTTATGCGTAATCCACTGGCTGATGCTGGGGTAATTGGTATTTCATCTGGTGCGGGCTTTGTATCAGTATTAATTGCCACATTGTTCCCTACACTTATTTTCTGGATGCCAATGTTCTCAGTTATTGGTGGTCTATTTGCATGTTTCTTAGTATATCTATTCTCATGGCGTTCAGGACTCCAACCACTTCGCCTTATTCTCGTCGGGGTTGCTATTAATGCAATGTTCTCTGGACTTAATCAATTATTCAATTATCGTGGTAGTTATGCGGTTGGTGCTGTTAACCAAGCTGTCAGTTCTATGTTCTCAATGAAAAAATGGGCAGATGTTGAAACTTTATTGATCTATGTATCGATTGGTTTAGTTATCGCTTTATTGCTTAGTACCTGGTGTAATATGCTGTCTCTGCAGGATCGTACAGCGAGTAATCTAGGCTTACGTGTTATGCGTGCTAGAGTCATTATCTCCTTTGTGGCCGTATTATTAGCCTCGGTTGCAACAGCTATTGGTGGCTTGATCGCGTTTGTGGGGCTATTAATTCCACATATTGCGCGTCTAATGGTCGGTACAGATCATAAGATTCTTATTCCATTCAGTGCGATATCTGGAGGATTACTTATATTATTAGCTGATACACTTGGAAGAACGATTATCTATTCAATTGATATTCCAGCATCCGTTATTATGATGATTATTGGTGGTCCATTCCTAATCTTTATGTTAATGAGGGGGGATCGTGTCAATGGAAACTAATAAGATTAGCTTTCAATACAAAAACAGTCCACCAATACTAAATGAACTTTCAACGTCCATCGCGGAGGGTAAGGTCACTACAATCATAGGCCCCAATGGAAGTGGCAAATCAACATTATTAGCATTGTTAGCTCGTAACTATATACCGAGTGTTGGTC includes:
- a CDS encoding iron ABC transporter permease, which produces MKKIIYFVAAVVLLIAVALYSMATGSLKVGLWELIQGLIYGGNDNVDVIRDLRLPRIIVAILTGAALAVSGVLLQAVMRNPLADAGVIGISSGAGFVSVLIATLFPTLIFWMPMFSVIGGLFACFLVYLFSWRSGLQPLRLILVGVAINAMFSGLNQLFNYRGSYAVGAVNQAVSSMFSMKKWADVETLLIYVSIGLVIALLLSTWCNMLSLQDRTASNLGLRVMRARVIISFVAVLLASVATAIGGLIAFVGLLIPHIARLMVGTDHKILIPFSAISGGLLILLADTLGRTIIYSIDIPASVIMMIIGGPFLIFMLMRGDRVNGN
- the isdE gene encoding heme ABC transporter substrate-binding protein IsdE; protein product: MRSLKLTAIGLTLCILFMAGCSSNGATGNESVNKPSNTAGNVATPSLDDVDHRIVSTTVAITEVLAALDLNVVGKPSTAKALPERYSDAIEVGNPMSPDMELVKSLKATHVLSVTTLQHDLEDTFKGLGIEARFLDFTSMEDMKAEITKLGAEFNRVEQAKALVESYDKKISDIKAEVAGQKAPSVLILMGIPGSYLVATENSYIGDLVKQIGGTNVVTDSKVEFVSSNTEFLHQGNPDVILRAAHGMPEEVIKMFDDEFKQNDIWKHFNAVKNERVYDLPEDFFGTTGNLAADEALDILADMLYPDRKG